The following nucleotide sequence is from Archocentrus centrarchus isolate MPI-CPG fArcCen1 chromosome 18, fArcCen1, whole genome shotgun sequence.
GCTAGAGCAAGTCAAGACTTTGAACgtggtaggattgttgagctgcataagcaaggcctctcacaacgtgccatcgctgctgaggttggatgcagtaagacagtcattttgcattttttaaatgatcctgagAGTTATGGAACAAAAATGTCAAGTGGTAGACCCGAAAAAATTTCACCAGCACTGAGCCGCAGGATCCGATTGGCTGTCTGTCAAGACACGGGACGATCCTCTacccaaattaaggccattactggtgctgactgcagcccAATAACCATCAGACAGCATCTGCGAGGGAAGGgtttcagaaacaaaaaacatcttcaaaGGCCACGTCTTCTTCAACACCACAAAACTGCCCGTTTGGACTTTGCAAGGGTGCACCAAACATGGGACACtgaaaggtggaagaaagttgtcttctctgatgagaaaaaattTAACCTTGATGGTCCTGATGCCTTCCAATATTACTGGCATGACAAGGAGATCCCACCTGAGATGTTTTCTGCACAgcacagtgggggggggggggggggggggggggggggggggcatcatgATTTGTGGTGCGTTTTCCTTCAATGGAACAAtggagcttcaggttgtgcaggggtgtcaaacagcagctggctatgtggagatgttgcagcgggcatccctcatgactgagggccctcgtctgtgtggtaatgattgggtttttcaacaggacaatgctgcagttcacaatgcccgcctgacaaaggacttcttccaggagaataacatcactcttttggaccatGCTGCATGTTCCCCTGTTGCATGTTGGAGTTGTAAACACAACTACAACACTGCTGTCATCTATTACACACAGCAACTCACAATTCAACACACGTGTCCAAAGATATGAACAGACCAACTGGGCAGGATAACAGTTTAGTGTGCAGGTGTCACATGTGCATCTACAATCGACAGACACAtccagagaggcagaggaggaagagtgcaTGTGAGAGGTGACATACAAGGAGGAAGGGGATGAGGGTGACCGAGAACTGTCATCACCAATGAGATGTGGGCAGCCATTGTAAATCATATCATATCCATGGGATGACAATGAGGGAAGCAGGACAAAGAGTCCAACCCAATCTGAGCAACCCAATCATCAGGACATGCACTGTTCCATGCTGTACAACATCTGACACACAGTATGCCACACTTCAAGTACTGTGATGTTCATTACAATGCAATATACACTGACAATATACATTAGTAAGTGCACTCCCCCTTTCTGAAAATTAAACAATGAACACATGCGGTTGGCAGGATCTCCCTTTTTACACATGTAGGAGTCCCTGGCCAGCGGGGTGGCAATCTCAGCCTCTGTGCAGCCATTGGtaacttggggggggggggtcctccaTGGTCATGCTAACCTGGGGTCATACAACACCAGACACCTCTTCCTGGTCTACAGGATTCCATGGGTGTGTGTGAACAGCTGGATCAGCAACCAGTGCTTCCTGTATACGTCAGAGTTTGGGACAGTGTGAAGTTTCACCCTGCCGTCCAGACATGCGAGTGGTTCGCAAACAACCAGCGCCCCATCCCCCTTATAACCCATTCCTCAGTCCAATAGAggagtttttctctgtgtggggGTGGAAGATGTTTGACCACCAGCCCTACACCAGGGAGAATATATTGGAGGCAATGGAACACACTTGTGACGATGTTACTGTAGAGTCCTGTCAAGGCTCGATTTGACAACAAACAAATTGCCTGTGATGTGGCTGGACCACTCACACAGACATGATGGTGCAGGCTGAATCTGTGTCCTATAGTGCTGTGCTTTTCATTTgctattgatttttatttttatttgtctaCATTCAGCACTGTCATGTCACTCTATGTCAGTATTTCACTGTACAcacttgaaataaatattttcttttgacTACATGCCCTGGATGCtgtcttaaattatttgatgtagtgtgtaacagatggtttgtttgaatatattttttacttGCTGTGTGCGTGATCTGACTGCAGGTTTTGGTTTTGTACACAGGCAACCGAATTTTGTAGTGATGGTTTCATTTTGACAGAAAACTCTGGGGTTTTGTGTTTCAGATTTTGGGGAAATGGATGGTTGACTCAGGAAATGTTTTTTAGCAattcaaaaaaattttaatatacaccatttttgttgtgttaaaaTAACATGTACATGCAAAAGAGTATTCTTAAATTGAAGTCTACATAATTATAATTACATAATTAGTCACTATCCCCACTCCAACTTCGTTACTTGGACATTAGTTGCATTGTAAGTGGAAATAGTTCAACTCAACTAATAAATGAATTACTTCATACTAAACAAGGCACAAggtgttggagttatggtataaattccattctgtttattataaattatcatatcttctgtttgtatattttctataagttgttttatgtgcatatgatactgttgtttttatgtttgaaatgggaacacgtggtggtatttcttacaaaggaagttgtagttacctgcaggctgctctcagcctgcagagaacacatataggatacgtgtctcgtatacgccatgttacatgcgcacatgtcacagtatgcttacgaccatatatggtaaggaaaaagccaagaatgttgtttattacatgctgtaaactgtgtttgatgtaacccacgtgatcttattgtgaaaatccgaataaaagcgctgcgcaggaagcagttcgccgGGACAGAcaacttccgctcagctgagagctgagttcaaggaacggatctctcctccttgcgcaagttcaaaagagttgtgtgtttgttctctgagtttttaaaatgatctgaacctatcacaaGGTAACACAGAATCTCAAATTCTGCTATCACGCATTGAAAAAATGATGCTAAGGCAGTCCATAAAAACAGACTCATTCAGAGAGAAATAAATTCATAACATGCAGTTTAATGTGACGGCTCCTGCCCTTTACTCTCAAATTTTCTTATGCGTTTCAATTTTCTTGTGGGTGCCAACTGGGAACAGCTCGGCCCTGCCATCCCAGACCATAAAGCTGTTAAATAAAAgctggcccttttttttttgcctcctgCTCTCTGCCATTGTACTGTAgttgtttgtaattttttgttcATGTTGTTTTCTGCACCTTATAGCATTTGCAAACATCTCCACACTCAAGCACACCCTACACCACTAACCCTACTGGATTTTAAACCACATTCTTTAGTATTTAAGTTACCTAAATATAAGTTATGAATGAGTTTTTTAAAACTACTGTGTGCCCACCCATCATTCATGGCCTTATAAATAAATCAGGTTGTGACAACAATCACAATTCAATTAAatgcaattcaattttatttacatagcgccaaatcacttcaagcagtcgcctcaaggcctTTTGTATTGTAAGACAAAAAACTTAGAATCACAGACAATCAAATTATCTAATGGTGCTAATTAGCTAATGGTCATCAGGAAATAATAAGAAACAATTTGATGTTGATTTCATAAATTAGTTATTTCCTCCACATACCAGAAGATGACACAACTTAGTTCTGGAtaaaaagtttgtgtgtgtgtgtaaaaaaaaagcacttgtatgaatatgtgtgtgaattttaGTTCTGCACgcctcacttgtctcagttaagagttcatgattcaagaaaaagaaagaaactggacaaaaaaggcatccaaaaagaacacaaaagatCATCTCAGGtgtcaaaaaaacccccaaaacaacaaactacaaacaaaacacaaaaaaacaaaacaaaggtaaaacaaaacaaacaaacaaaagaatatTCATGAGCCCCAAGAATTTCTGTCAAATATTCTGCAGACTGGAAAGCAAAAAAGTTGAACATTTTGGAAGTTTTAGTGTAaaataacagcatttcataaaaaagagCATCGtagcaacagtcaaacatggtggtgacagtgtgatggtctggggctgctttgctgtaattgatgaGACCGTGAATTCTGctttctaccagaaaatcctgaagaaaaACATCCAGCCATCATGttatgccctgaagctcaagtacATTTGGGTTATggagcaggacaatgatccaaaacacaccagcaagtccacctctgaatggctccaaaaaaaaaaaaaaaaaaagcacaaaatgttttttcacagTGACGTGAAAATTATTGCAAAAGCTTGATTTGCAGTTCTTCTCTAtttaaaactgaacatttgCAATGTATCCCCAAAACAAGTAAACctgaaaaaatgtcaaaaagctTCAGATTCAGGTCATCGCTCTCTCAGTAGTCAGAGGCCTTTTTTGCTGTCATTGACCTGGAagtcaaataaaaatgtagTGTTAGAATCTGTTTGGCTTGCTGTGATACCTCTTTAGCATGTTGCTATAgtcaaaaattaaagaaaaaaacaagaagaacaataaaaatatcagcACACCTCTGTCATTCCTCTGTTTTGCGATAGTAGCATATGTGGTTTTGTTTGGATCAGATTCATCTGTCTGTCTACAAActgacaaagagaaacaaatcaACAACTGCATGTAAAAACCGCGTGCACTTTAACCCTAAAGCTACAAGTAGGGAGCTAAGCTGCAATTACTaaacacccacatacacacaacttTAGCTGTGTCAAAAAAACGAACTGGCTTCTTGAAACATGGGTATTCTGGTTTCTGTGCTTCATGTCCGGctgtttgaatatttattaatatcaaGTGAAGTGCCTACCACAGTGTTTCTTGCTCAGGTCAAACTGATCTGTACTAAAACTGCAATAAAAGATGGTAACCACAGCGAGCGTGTTTAAAAGTAACAGCATGCCTGTTCTGCTATAAATAATATTCAGGTATATGAACAGAGATAGAACATGGTTCGTTCACTTTTGACCTTCAGAACATCTTTATAAAAAGATGCTGTGAGATGCACAACACTCTCGCTTCAACGCTGACtgctataaagaaaaaaaaatgttggtctATTTAAATGGATGCAACTGAAGACTAATATAAAATGACtaaataatccatccatctaacATATTTGATATGCTCTCTGCTTGTGTCAGTGAATGGTCCAAAAATAACTTACCTCGCTCCCTCTTTGGTTTAACTGTGACAGCAGCATATGTAACTCTGTCTGGATCAGCTGCGTTTGCCCCCTGACGACCTGAAACAATTTAAACACGTCAGATATTAATTCAACAGAAGATGCAAAAAGATATTAATGGCTAAATGAAGCTGAGATATTATGGCATTATAGACAGGCtgtaaaaacatatatatattagacTCTAACAGAAGCCTCTATTACAATGTACTTACTGTCATTCTCACTCACAGTGTGCTCTAAACAAGATAATACATAATAAAtaccttttttcttgttttttctgacaTTATCACATGTATCCATGTTTAGATCAGGTACCCTGACATCTTCATACactgaaacaaataaacataatatatatgtatatacaagTAATATTGCATAGTAGTAAGGTAGACATAAATGCAAAGTTATgctaaatttgaaatttttacattatttgcaTTCTATTTACTTATGAGACTCTATTATGAAGAATTTAAACTGATGCCTAAAATTGAGAGACAGTCTTGATGCCTTCCTTAAAATAACTACCATCATTCATGAGGAGTAATGACTAATAGGCTACTCAACATACAGTTTAATCTTTAATCCTTTTATATAACAGTATTGTATGCAATGTGGTTTCTGTTAATTGATCATGTGAGTCTCACCTGGTGTGGATATCTTGGAGGAAACACACActattagataaaaaaaaaaataaataaagagatgaAATGTGAGAACCGAAATGAAACTGGTATATCAACTTAAACTTACTTAATAAGCCTTATGACCTGtactgtttgtttcacatatTGGTAGTGAATGTCAATATCTGCCTATGATTAATTATGCTTGAATTGAAATGTGATGGGTTTTACAAGTTCTTCATAGAGATATGTGGAaaaaagtgaatatttttttattccttctaCTTCACAGCTGAATGAGATATTTCCAATACCTCTGTGTTTCCGGCAGTAAAATACTCCCACCACTATCAGCACAGCTACACCCAAAGTGGTGAAGACAGCCGGCAACAAGAAGGTAGACTCAGTGGAGGTAGCTGTCTCTTGAAGACTGTCTTGATTATCTTGTGGGATTGTTTCTTCAGGTGCTGGAACAATATAAGCtgttaacacaataaaaacagtcaataaatacaataaataaaatataaaattacatgTCTGTTAAATGGTAATTTCTCACCCCTGACAGCCAGCCAGCTCTCTGATGATTTTCCTTGGGACTGAGAAAAGCTGCACTTGTACAGTCCTTCATTAGATTTGGAAACATTGTAAATTGTCATCTTTCCTGTGTATCCAGTATCAATGTGGTGGCCATCTTTATAAAAATCAGCTGCGAGATTGGAGgaaattcctttttttctacAGCTCAAAGTGACATCATTTCCCTCCATAACGGGAAAAGCAGGAATCTCTAGGAGCACATCTCCACCTTGGAAGCAAGAACAATTACATTTGTAACAATTTTAACTGAAGATAACTGTAAGCCATTTTTAACTGTAGTCCATTTTGACTTTTTATGGAGCCTTGGCAGataaaaatatttgataaaTAGGAAATTACCAGTTACCAAACCTACTAGTGATAGTGATATTGACAGACTTGCTTTTCTCTCCATCTTCATTTTCACACCAGTATTCTCCACTGTCTGATGTAATGGCAGGTTTAATGTCCAAGGTTCTTGTTGATGTTTCCCACTGAGTTGAATTTAAGGCGAGCTTTTTGATCACTCTCCATTCTGCTGGGCCATGAAAGCCACTGCAGTTTAATGAGATGGTGTCATATTCAAAGAACTGCAGTGTATTTGGATGAACATGAAGATGAGCTCCTTCTgctacacaaaaaagaaaagaaaagaaaagaaaagaaaagaaaagacaatctTGTGACTTTTGATATCCACTGATCAAAGAGGTGCTGAAGTGAGATCATGAAATACTGTGTTACATGAGgagcaatgacaataaaaatgttCGATTCAGCATATAAAATGCATAGAATAACTACCTTATTCTTTATAGTTTATATATGAAAAAACTTTCACTTACATTTCTGAGCATGGATACATTTCTGATCTTCAGCTGTGAGCAGAATCAATACTATCACCActgcagagacaaaaaaaaaaaaaaaagcttaatcaTCAGTTACTAATGATATAATTTGGATATAATTAGTGAGGAATTTCAACCATATACCCATTTTTTgaaaaaacatacacattgCAAatatagaacagaatagaatgaCTTTAATGTCATTGTACAGGGTGTGCAATGAGACTGGAGACTGAATGAAAGTTGAATtaatgttttgaaaaaaaaaagaattaatctTAAGATAACTGTGATATATTATGTAATCATATACAATAATCTTAATGAACTACACATTCATTCACAATCATTCAAAATTAAATGCTTAAAATATTACAATATCTAAAAACCCATGCAGAGTTctattgtctgtttttttctctcctgctttCCTAATTGAAATTATGGTGGGAATATTTTATATTAGTAAGATATgctttgtataatttttttaaggTGCCAGCTGAGAAGGTTAAGAAAAAGACTTCCTTTAAATGTGAGGTAATACTCGTAAAAGGCATATTTGCAAAGGAGTGTCAATTATCCATCCTGGCCCTAACTCTTTAAAGACAAGTGTGACTttgaaacaaaatgttttatgcGTTAAAGTTGTGTGTAATACAAAAAGATGATATAGTTTATTCTGAAGTTGAATTTAGATGCAAAGAGGAATGAATACTCACTCAGTTTGATACAGAGCCCTGTGACCTCCATGTTACCTCTCACGCGTCTTAATATATCACTGACTAAAAGCACAATATGACAAATGTGAATATGTTGTACTTCCTTTTTCCTGTTCAGAGTAGAAGCCACAGGGGCTTCTGGGGATTTTTGAAGTTCTATTTTGCTTCTGAGTTTAAGGTACAAAGAAcaggaaagacaaaaaagtTGTAGTTTATAATGTATCTTAAACAGCACTAAACAGCACAATTAATGTCATTTGAGAGACCACATAAAGAAGTATATAACAGATTATAGTTAACTCTCGTTTGCTCATGAATATGTGACTTTCTGGTTCAATGTTATGGCACTGTAAAAGTAAAAtagtggagtgcccactctaactcagggacgagttcctgccccaggtggaggagttcaagtatcttggggtcttgttcatgatggatggaaggagggaacgggagattgacagacggatcggtctgttgtggtaaagagggaACAGAGCGTGAAAGCAAGGCTGTTGATATAccagtcaatctacgtccctacacTCACCTGTTATCATGAGCTTTGGTTagtgtgactgaaagaatgaatacagaaatgagcttcctctgaagggtggctggcttctcccgtagagatagggtgaggagtgcagccatttgggaggggctcaaagtagggccgctgctcctccacatcgaaaggagccggctgaggtggtttgggcatctgactaggatgccttctgGGTGAGGTGTCCTATGTATTTTGTACTGGGAGGAGGcaccggggcagacccaggtgAGACACACTGgtgagattatatctctcagctggcctgccTTGgagtccccccggatgagctggtggaggtggctgagaagagggaggtctgggcttctctgcttaggacTCTGCTTTCAAAAGCTTTTCCCAGGTAAGTGGGAaaaggctgcaccccactcactgtccaggagcatgaggtacggcgcgtgctcctggcagtgaaccccaggaaggctaccggaccagacggagtacctggcaaggtgatcagagcgtgtgcccaccagctcaccctg
It contains:
- the LOC115796650 gene encoding high affinity immunoglobulin gamma Fc receptor I-like, which codes for MITVSDILRRVRGNMEVTGLCIKLMVIVLILLTAEDQKCIHAQKSEGAHLHVHPNTLQFFEYDTISLNCSGFHGPAEWRVIKKLALNSTQWETSTRTLDIKPAITSDSGEYWCENEDGEKSKSVNITITSGDVLLEIPAFPVMEGNDVTLSCRKKGISSNLAADFYKDGHHIDTGYTGKMTIYNVSKSNEGLYKCSFSQSQGKSSESWLAVRAYIVPAPEETIPQDNQDSLQETATSTESTFLLPAVFTTLGVAVLIVVGVFYCRKHRVCVSSKISTPVYEDVRVPDLNMDTCDNVRKNKKKGRQGANAADPDRVTYAAVTVKPKRERAL